From Solea senegalensis isolate Sse05_10M linkage group LG19, IFAPA_SoseM_1, whole genome shotgun sequence, the proteins below share one genomic window:
- the LOC122784917 gene encoding uncharacterized protein LOC122784917, translating into MEAPKKRAYICIPKKYISALGEHYELDHGLVIKSLNPYLNEGYLQAYFREWGTTTKCKINKGPNVENKAIAYVWFSSEDEADRADWAGPHYIGGTEVQVKRVVSPKLEEDDQAKETPAPARPRPRRSMGLGYILEDAQWLDDGSEE; encoded by the exons ATGGAAGcaccaaaaaaaagagcataCATCTGTATCCCAAAGAAATACATATCTGCTTTGGGTGAACATTATGAACTG GACCATGGACTGGTCATAAAAAGTCTTAACCCTTATCTGAATGAAGGATATCTCCAGGCTTATTTCAGAGAATGGGGCACCACTACAAAGTGCAAG ATTAACAAGGGTCCCAACGTGGAGAATAAAGCCATAGCCTACGTGTGGTTCTCTTCAGAGGATGAAGCTGACAGAGCAGACTGGGCTGGTCCTCACTATATTGGAGGCACTGAGGTGCAAGTCAAACGGGTAGTGAGTCCAAAG CTAGAGGAGGATGATCAGGCAAAGGAGACTCCTGCTCCTGCTAGACCACGACCACGCCGTTCAATGGGTCTGGGATACATACTTGAAGATGCTCAGTGGTTAGATGATGGATCGGAAGAATAA
- the cenpx gene encoding centromere protein X has product MAEHDAEIVFKKETVGKLLSGFFKEDKTKLSSDATLLMAEILKVFVQEAAMRSQKQAQSEDCDQVDIEHFEKILPQLLLDF; this is encoded by the exons atggcggAGCATGACGCAGAGatagtttttaaaaag GAAACGGTAGGGAAACTTCTGTCCGGTTTCTTTAAGGAAGACAAGACCAAAC TGAGTAGTGACGCCACGCTGCTCATGGCAGAGATCCTTAAAGTGTTTGTCCAAG agGCTGCTATGAGGTCACAGAAACAAGCGCAGTCAGAGGACTGTGATCAAGTGGACATCGAGCACTTTGAGAAGATCCTGCCTCAGCTG CTGTTGGACTTCTAG